Proteins encoded by one window of Bubalus bubalis isolate 160015118507 breed Murrah chromosome 4, NDDB_SH_1, whole genome shotgun sequence:
- the LOC102390226 gene encoding myosin regulatory light polypeptide 9 — protein sequence MSSKRAKTKTTKKRPQRATSNVFAMFDQSQIQEFKEAFNMIDQNRDGFIDKEDLHDMLASLGKNPTDEHLDAMMNKAPGPINFTMFLTMFGEKLNGTDPEDVIRNAFACFDEEATGTIQEDYLRELLTTMGDRFTDEEVDELYREAPIDKKGNFNYIEFTRILKHGAKDKDD from the coding sequence ATGTCGAGCAAAAGAGCAAAGACCAAGACCACCAAGAAGCGCCCGCAGCGCGCGACCTCCAACGTGTTCGCCATGTTTGACCAGTCCCAGATTCAGGAGTTCAAGGAGGCCTTTAACATGATCGACCAGAACAGGGATGGGTTCATCGACAAGGAAGACTTGCATGACATGCTTGCTTCCCTGGGAAAAAATCCAACTGATGAGCATCTGGATGCCATGATGAACAAGGCTCCAGGTCCCATAAATTTTACCATGTTTCTCACAATGTTTGGTGAAAAGTTAAATGGCACAGATCCAGAAGATGTCATCAGAAATGCTTTTGCTTGCTTTGATGAAGAAGCAACTGGCACCATTCAGGAGGATTACCTGAGAGAACTGCTGACCACAATGGGAGAccgatttacagatgaggaagtggacGAGCTGTACAGAGAAGCACCTATTGATAAAAAGGGGAATTTCAATTACATCGAGTTCACACGCATCCTTAAGCATGGAGCGAAAGACAAAGACGACTAA